CCAGTTTGGACGCCCATCGACACCGATCGACGGCAGACGACGCATATCGCCAGGCCGACGATCCGCCAAGCAGCGTTGACGATTGTCAGATATCGCAAGCTAAGACAACCCTCCGAGCCCAAGTCGGGCGGGTGGGGTTTCAGGTCCCCTCGCCGGCTCCCAGTAGGACACCAGGTTCCGCTGCGAGGATCCCGGCGTGGCGCCGTCACGGCCCGCTGGTCACCTGGATGCCGCGGGTGACGGTGAACATCCGCTCCCACGCGACGACGACCCCGCCAGTACGTGTCGCGTCCAGGCGCGGCGCCTCGCCGTTGGAACTGATGGTGGCCGCGCTGCCGAACGTTCCGCCGCTACTGACTCTGGCCGTCTGAATGGTGTTGACCGTGCTGGCGGAATTGCGTCCCTGCCAGACCACTACGCCGTCGCCGTCGTCGTCGACGGCAAGGTCGGGTTCACGACCGATGCCGAGTTGGACGACCGACCCCACCGTGCCGGTACGGGTGATCCGGCGCGCGTGGAGAGCCGTCGCGTCGGTTCGGTCCCAGACGACGACAACATCGCCATCGAGGTCACTGGCGACCACGTGGTTCGACACCTCGTCGGTGGAGGGCGAGAGCGTCCGCGAGACCCCCAGATCGCCGACCGGCGACACCCCACGTGACCACAGCGCCGAATGGCCCGTAGCCGCGTCCCTCCGTCGGAAGGCGACGATGCCGTTGCCGTAGCGGTCGACCGCAACGCGGGCGCTGGAGTAGCCGTCGATCGGGCTGAGTGCCGGAGACGCCGTACGCACCAGGCTGTAGACGCCGGTCGAGGACAGCGTCCTGGCATAGATCGCGTTGTCGTCGGCCCAGCCGATGAGCGCGTCACCCTGGCGATCGATCGCCACGGCCGGCACGTCGGCATTGCGGGCCGTCCGGGTCAGCTGGGTGACCGACCCGGTGGTGCCGTCGCGGCGGAAGCGTCGGACCATCGGCCAGGAGGTTCCGTCGGAGCGGCGCTCGTTCCATACGACCAGCGCGTCGCCGTCGGAGTCGGTGGCGACATCGGCCAGGAACGCCCTGGGTGTGGCCGTCGACATCGCCAGCACCGGTCCGAGTACGCCGGTCCGGGACACCCTGCGGGCGTAGATGCGGTAGGTGTCACCGGCGTAGGCCTGCCACACCACGACCGCATCACCATCGTCGTCGAGGGCCACCCGGGGAGACTTCGGCACCTGGCCGCTCGGCGAGATCACCTTCGTCGAGCCGAGAACACCCGACCGAGACCGCTGCCGCACAAGTAGGCGGTACGTGTACGGGTAGGAGGTGGACACCTCCGTCCATGCCAGCAGCGTGTCGCCCTCACGGTCGACGCCGACCGCCGGGCTCGTCGCGTTCCAGGTCGACGACGAGACCGTGACCGGACTGCTGTACGCCGCGAACGCCGGGTTTGCCCCCAGCACCATGACTGACGCGGCACCCGCCGCAACGAAACCTGAGATCCACCGACGCAGGACCATCGTGTCCCAACCCCTTCACTGGCGCGTGAGCGGGCACAGCATCCCACTGTCCGTGCCCAGCCGGAACAACGACCTGGCGACCACCGCGCCTCGCGGTTCGTCAGGTGGTGGGGATGACCTGGAAGACCTCGGCCAGGCGGCCCGCGGGAAGCCCGGCGCCGAGCGCGGCCTTGTCAGCCGTCTCGTGAACTCGCTGGGCGAGGTCGTCGAGATGCCCCGTCTGGCTGCCGTGCGCGCGAAGCGCCGCCACCCTGACGTCGACGTTGTCGGTGATGTCGACGTACGCATTCGGGTCGGCGGCGCCCATCAGCCATGCCTGCGACGCACGCCACGGCTGGAAGCCTTCGTCGTCATGAAGCTCGGGATGGATGAAGCGGTTGGCGGCATCGGGATAGATCGCGCACAGCGTGGCTTCGCCGACCGCGCGGTGGTCGGGGTGGTTGCTGCGGATGGAGTCCCGGGTTCGTTCCGGTGCCCAGGTGAGTACGAGGTCGGGCCGGACCCGCCTGATCTGCCGTGCGATGTCGCGCCGGAGCGCGAGCGTGACCTCCACCCGGCTGTCGGAGTAGCCGAGGAACGTGACGTCGCGGACTCCGAGTTCGCGTGCGGCCGCGCGGGCTTCTGCCTGCCGGACGGCGGCCACCTGGTCCCGGGGAGTCTGGCCGAGTTGGCCGGCGTCCCCGTTGGTCACGATGCAGATGGCGACCTCGAGCCCGGCGCGCGTCCAACCGGCGATCGTTCCACCCGCGAGGAAGTCCAGGTCATCCGGATGCGCTGCGACAGCCAGCACCCGGGTGACATCGCGTACTTCGGTTCGGTCGTCCACGCGCCCACCATGGCATCGGTGGTCGTCCGTTGTCGACGGCTCGTGACTCGCCGTGGACGGGCTCCGGCGAGGCCCGGCGTTAAGCTCGCGCCATGGCCGAGTACCCGCCGATGGCGCTGCACCTGGAGACCGAGCGGCTGACGATGCGCCCGTGGACCCTCGACCATGCCGCCGCTCTTCGTGAGCTCCATGCCGAACGAGGTGGCGGTACGCCGGCGATCGAGGACGTACGCGAGATCATCGCGAAGCAACTCGCCGAGGTCGAGCGGACAGGCCTTGCGCTGCTGCCCATCCGGCGCCGCGACGTCGGTGACTTCATCGGATACTGCGGGCTCCTCGTCGGCCGGTCCACCGTCGAAGAGCCCGAGATCGCGTACGAGTTGTTCCAGCGCGTGCACGGGAAAGGCTATGCGACCGAGGCGGCCAGGGCTGTTGTCGACGCCGCGATCGCAACGGGTCGGAAGCGGCTCTGGTCGACTGTGGGTCCGTGGAACACACCGTCCTTCCGGGTCCTCGAGAAGCTCGGCTTCGAGCGCAGCCACGTCGCGACCGACGACCGCGGCGAACATGTGTGGCTCACCCGCGAACTGCCGTGAGCGGACGCCGTTCGCGAAGAGCAACGAGTGCGAACACCAAGCCACCACACAGGTAACTCCACGACTCGTCACAGGTACGAGACGGATCGTTTCCTCCGTAGAGCCGCCGTCTGGGCGGTGACATTTCAGGAGGAACGATGAACGAACGAGTCAGGAGCCACGGCCGGATCGCTCGATGGGTAGGCGCAGCGAGCCTGTTGGCCGCCGGGGCCGTCGGCGGAGGGCTGGTCGCCGGCGCGCTGTCGGCGAACGCCGCAACGAACGCCAACGTGAATAGCACCAGTACCACCGCGGTCGCCGACGGCAACTCGCCGCCGACTCCGACCAACGAGGGCGAGCAGCGCGCAGGATTTCCCCCACACGGCACGGCAGCCCACGAGGCACTGGAGAAGCCGGTCACCGGCTCCAACGCCACCAAGGCGAAGGCCGTCGCCGTCAAGGCCGTTGGCAGCGGTACCGCCGGAGCGGTGACCACCGACGCGTCCGGCAACGGATACGAGGTCACGGTCACCAAGTCCGACGGGTCGAAGACGGAGATACATCTGGACCAGTCGTTCGACGTCATCGACCACGGCCGACCCGGCAGGTGAGGGCGGCGGACGGGGGCGCGCCGTGCCGCCCCCGTCCAGCCGAATGCAGCCGTTGGTCCCGGGCCCTCACCCAGGGACGTCACTCAGGATCGCCAGACAGAGCAGCCGATCATCCGATCCTCTGTCGTTCAGGTCAGCGATCCTCTGCACCTGGAACCCAGCCAACCGAACGCGTTCATCCAGTTCCGCGTGAGTCCACGGGCGCATCGTGAAGTCGTAGACGGCAAGGCGTGGTGGCCCGGAAGCGGCACGTAGTTCGTGTTGCTCGTGAATGTAGAGGAGACCGTGCTCGAACCTTCCGTCGGCTCTGAAGGTCAGCGTCCCGCGCGGAGTGTCGATCACCTTCTCCAGGCGGAAGTTGTCTCTGTAGCGACGTTCGGATCCGTCCTGGTCCCTGACATCGAGGACGACGGCGCCGCCTGTTCGCACGTGTGCGGCGAAGTTGTCCAGTACGGCTTGCCGATCCTCGTCCCTGATCAGGTCATTGAGTACGCCGCGGCACACGATGCCGTCGTAACGTCTTCCCAGGTTGAGTTCACGGAGGTCTGCGACCTGAGCATCGGCCCCCGGCAGCCGCTCGACAGCTTGCGAGAGCAGTTCAGGTGAGCCATCCACCAGGTCGACGTCGTAGCCACGCGCGTGGAAGGCCGCGGCGTAGCGGCCCGTCCCGCAGCCGGCGTCGAGCAGTTTCGCGCCCAGTCCGATGCCAACCGAATCAAGGGCTGCGCAAGCTTCCGCGACCCATGATCCCTCCGGAGTGGCGACAACCTGGTCGTACGCCCACCCGAAGTCCCCATAGAAAGGTCGGGCGCTTCCTCCGGAGACGGAACGAGACACCTGGCTATGCTCCCATGTCCGGCGTCGACGGACCGGCTGAGGTCAGGGCGGCGCGCCCAGGCCGCCTGCCGAGCCGGAGGGGGTACGCCGAGCAGGAAGGTGCGGAAGCTAGATGGGCGGGTACGGCCGCTCGGGCCGGCGTCCAGTCGGCGGGCAGGAGACTCGGCAGACCGGTGGTGACAACGACGAGGTCGTACGCCGGGAAGACGCTGGTGTGCTGACCGGCCCAGCCACCGAAGAAGAAGCCGTCGTCAGCTACCCAGGTGAGGTAGCCGTACCCCGTGTTCTCCGGCGGCCCGCCCGGGGTCCAGGCCGTCGTCATCGCCTGCACCCAGGAGGAACTGAGGACCCTTCGCGTGCTCGTCGTACCTCCGTCAAGAAGAAGTTGCCCCAGGGTCGCGAGGGAGCCGGCGGAGAGTTGCAGGTGTGCGGCGCCGAAGCAGTAGCCCTCGGGGTCGCGCAGCCACTTGGCCTCGTCGATACCCAAGGGACCGAAGAGATGCTCGGCGGCGTACTTCTCTAGGTCGCCGACGCGCCTGCTCAGCCAGATCGCCAGCAGGTGTGCGGCTTCGTTGTCGTAACAGAACCGTGTACCCGGTGCCCAACGGCGCGTCCGGCCACGGATCGCCTGCTCCCACCCGGACGGAAGTTCCATCACCCGGTCGATGTCCTCTGGGTCGCTCGCGACCCCTCGGGTCATGGTCAGGAAGTCCCGGACCGTGGCGTCATCCTCGACGCATTCCTCGAGAGTGACGGCGCCGCTGTCGACGGCGAGGCCCACCAGCATGGCCAGCACGGACTTGGTCATCGAGAAGCAGTCCCGCAGTTGTCCTGGAGCGTACGAGGCGCGGTGGATGAGCTGTCCGCCCTGCAGGACAACGAGGTCGGCCGTCTGGGCCATCCGAGGATCGGCCCGAATCGCTGCTTCGAGAGTGCTACTCCACTGAGTCCAGGCCACTTGGCTTTCCAATGGACCTCCTCGTCGCGGTCGGTCGCGGAGCTGCATTGTTGGCAAGGGTCGGCCCTGACCGCAACTTAAATAGTGCAAGCTTGCACACCAAAGCGACTGGCGCCTGGCAATAGACAGGAACGGCGACCCGGTATAGCCGGTGATGCCGCTGCTGTCTCTCACCCACCGTTTCCGCCTTTCGCTACTCCGAGTCCGGATTGCTTCGCTACCGTAACTACACGGACATCCGGTCGAGTTGGCTCGGGAGGGCCCGTTCGGGCCCCGAGTTACGGAGGGGGAACGGATGAGGGGGGCATTCAGAAGGCCGTGGCGAGGATTTCCAACAATCTGCGTCATGGTGGCGGGGGCGGGACTGGTCACGATCGGAAGTAGCTTTGTCGGCGACGTCGATGGATGGAGGAAGGGCTTCTTCATAGGGCTCGCGCTCATTGGTGGCTGTGTCAACGTCGCGGTGCCGCCCATCGAGCAGGTCAAAAGAGATCGGGCGCATGCTCGAGTGCAGGAGGACAGGCGCCGCGAGTTGGTGAAGGCCGAGAAGGCGGCTGCGGACATGAGAACGGCCATGATCAACGCGTTCGGTCCCATCGCCTACGAACTCGGCGTCATGTGGAATGCCGACAAGGGAAAGAGAGACCGCTACCACTCGTCCATCGTGAAGTCGATACTGGAGGCAGTGGCGCAAATCACCAAGCACTCCGACGACTCTCAGGTACGGGCGAGCTTCTACAGGCTTGAGAACGGCTCACCCCGCAGTTTGCAGCCCGTGCAGTTCGTGGGTCGCTTCCCGGGCCCTCGAACGGTGTTTGTCGAGGACACCGACAAGGGGCGGCACATGTTCGACGTGCTGTACGCCCGAGGTGCTCAAGCGAAGGGGTACGACCTCGTAGAGAACTTCGACATCAGTCCGCCGGAGGGTTGGGATCCCAATGGCGGTGGGCCGTACAAGACCTACATCGCCGCACCCGTCATCGTCGGAAAAGTCCCCTGCGGAATGTTGTTCGTCGATACGTTGAAGCCTGGCGAACTCACGTTGATCGACGCGACCATCACGCGGTTCTTCGCGATGCTCACCGGCGCTGTGCTGGCGGACGACAAGAAGTTCAGGGAGTTTGGCAAGATGATTCCCGCCAATCGGTCGGGGGAGGAGGCAGTCCAGTGAACGAAATTCTTCTGGCGAAGGACCTGGAGAAGCAATATTCGCGCATTCTCAACGAGCCGGCCGCGTACTTCTCGGAGGCACGCAGCGAGGCACTTACCGACATTCGAGACGAAATCGAGGGTGCTGGCGAGCACGAAGTCGCGGACCGAGCGCACCCAGAACAACGGTCTCTCACCTCCGCGTTTCCAGAAGGTGCCATCCGCCTCCACGGGAGCACCTCGCCGATACCGCGCTCCTTCGTGCTCAAGTTGGTGATCGTCGCGGTCGGCGTCCTCGGACTGGCACTGGCAGTGTTCAACCGCAGCGGTGCTTCGCAGAGCCCGGCCTTCTTCTTGGGGAGCGTCGCCCTCGGGGCCTCGCTCGGGGCCTTGGCGTGTTACCAACTCGACAGCTACCTGCTCCGCAGCAGTGACGCGGGTCGCGGGGATCCCTCCTCCCGTCACTGATGCGAGACCGCTGACGACCAAGACGGCCCCGGACGCACGTCAGGTTCGGGGCCGGCGGGGCATCCGGAGGTCAGGTGCGGTGGAGGGCGACCTTCAGGGCGCCGGTCTCCTGCGGACGGGAGAACACGTCGTACGCCTGTTCCATCTCGTCCAGGTCGAAGCGATGAGTGACGAACTTGTCGGCGTCGAGCCGGCCCGCGGCCAGCATCCGCAGCAGGGTCGGGGTGGAGTACGTGTCCACCAGGCCGGTCGTGATGGTGACGTTGCGGCTCCACAGGTCTTCCAGGTGCAACGTGGCCGGCTTGCCGTGCACGCCGACGTTCGCCACGTGCCCGCCGGGGCGGACCAGGCGGGTGCACAGTTCGAACGTGGCCGGCACACCCACCGCCTCGATCGCGACGTCCGCGCCGAGACCGTCGGTGAGTTCGGCCACCATCGTCTCGGCGTCCTCGCCCGGCCCGACCAGTACGTCGGCGCCGAGCCGTTTGGCCGCGTCCAGTCGCGTCGGGGCCAGGTCGACGGCGACGAGGTGGCTCGGGCTGAAGAGGGCGGCGGTGGTGAGCGCTGCCAGGCCGATCGGCCCCGCGCCCACGACGACCACGACGTCGCCGGGGGAGACGCGGCCGTTGCGTACGCCGACCTCGTAGGACGTGGGCAGGATGTCGGCGAGCATGAGTACGGCCTCGTCGGCCGCGCCGTTCGGGACGCCATAGGTCGAGGTGTCGGCGAACGGCACCCGCACGTACTCGGCCTGCGTACCGTCGACGAGATGTCCGAGCATCCAGCCGCCCCCGCCAAGACACTGGCCGAACGCCCCCGTACGGCAGTAGCGGCAACGGCCGCACGCGCTGATGCACGACACCAGCACCCTGTCGCCCGGCCGGATCATCCTCACCGCTGAGCCGACCTGCTCGACCGTGCCGACCGCCTCGTGCCCGAACACCCGGCCGGGCTCGACCTCGGGCACGTCCCCGTTGAGGATGTGCAGGTCGGTCCCGCAGATGGTTACCGTGTCCACCCGTACGATCGCGTCGCTGTCCTGTTCCAGCTCCGGCTTCGGGACCTCGCGCCACGCGCGCCGGCCCGGCCCGTCGTACACCAGTGCCTTCATCGTCGGCTCCTCGCGTCGGTGTCCCCGCTGGTGTCGCCTCGCCCACCATGCCAGCCGTCGGTCCGAACGGGTCAGGGTCGCAAGTCCCTTCCGCAGTGAACCCCAGTGAACGGAGTTGGTCCGTGCGGCTCAGATCGGCACAGGTCGGTGACTACGAGACGCTGCGCACCCTGTGGCGGCAAACGTTCCCAGAACTCCGCTCACCGGGCCCCGACCCGGCCGACGTCGCTCGCACCGGGCAGGTGGTCGTCGGGGAGATCGAGGGTGAGGTCGTGGCCTGGGCGACCATCGCGCAGATGACTGGAGGTCTGCCGAGAGGTTCGCGATCGGCTGGAGATTCGTGGGTACGCAGTGCTTCACCGATCGTGGGGTGCCAAGCTCGAGTTGACGGACGCGACCGATCCCGAACGGTACCGGGCGTTCGCCGATCAGGCGCTCGCGGCGGGATACGACGTTCGGGAGCTCGGCCCCCGCGATGCCGCCGCGGCACATCGGCTCTATGCCGCGAACCGGCCGGACTTTCCCTCCACGCCGTCCACCGAGCCCGACCGGTACACGGAGGAGGAGTTCACCGGCCTGATCGGAGCAGGTCGCGCCTTCGGAGCCTGGAACGCCGATCGCCTGTGCGCGTTGACGGTGATGCGTCAACAGGGCCCTGACAGGGCGGGTACGGAGATCATCGTGACCGACCGGGCCGAGCGCGGCCGGGGCCTGGCGACGGCGGTGAAGGCGTACGCCATCCGCACACTGTGGCAGGAGGGCGTACGCCACTTCGGCACCGGCGGCGCGGAGGTGAACGAGGCGTCGCTGAAGGCCAACCTGCGACTGGGCTACGAGATCGAGCCACTGTGGCTCACGTACGGACGGGTGGCCCGAACGCCCGCGCGTTCCGGCCACCCGACCTGCGCCTGACCCAGACGGCGCCGCAGGTTCAGCGCGACTGTCCTGACGCCCCTGACGCCTCGATTGCCGCGAAGTCGACCAGCTGGTAACCGGTCTTGGTCTGTGCGTAGTAGAGCCGATCGTCGTTCAGCAGGCGGAAGCCGTCGTCGTCGGAGGCCGCGATCCGTCCGGCCTTCTTGGTCTCCACGTCGTAGATGAAGCTCGGTGATCCGCCGATGAAGACGAACCGATCCCGTGCGGGCTCGATGGCGAACCCGAAGGACGCCACCCCCGAGCCGGCACCGGGGACCGCGCGGAGGCCGGTCCCGTCGCGGCGCTGCACGGCGCCGCCGTCCTTGGAGTCGCCGACGCACCACTGCACCCGGCAGAGCCAAGCTCCCTTCCTGTCGGTGGCGGTCCGAACCTCGCCGGTCCGCAGGTTGCGCAGGGTGCGGTAGGCGATCTGGTCGGGTACGTCGCCGGACCCGGACCCGGACCAGGACTTCGGCAGCGGGCTGCCCACCCACGGCCACCGCACCAGTGCGGACTTCTCGGTTCCCTTGAGGAGCTCGGCAGTTCCGCCGGAGAGCGGTGCCTGGTAGACGCCGCCCTTCTTCAGGGACCAGTAGACCTTGCCGTCGGCGATGGTGACCGTCATCGCCTGCACGACATCGTCGGAGTACACCTGGCCGACGCGATAGCTGTCACCGCCGGTCAGCGGGGCCGCCCAGAGTTCGATGCTCCTCCGGCCGTTGTCGTCGCGGGACGTCCACCACGCCACGTGGCCTTCGCCGACGGTGAAGTCCGACGCGAAGATCTTCGTGTCCTTGGGTGCGTTCAGCGTGGTGACCTTGCGGGTCGCCTTGCTCGTGAGGTCGTACAGCCGGAGTTCGCCGGCGTTCTCGTAGCCGGCGTCGACCGAAACCAGCAGCGTGTGCGAGTCGGCCATGGTCAGCGGCCTGAACTTGCGTCCGTCGGGAAGCCTGTTGGGGATGGTGTGTACGGCGCCGGGCCACAC
This Actinopolymorpha cephalotaxi DNA region includes the following protein-coding sequences:
- a CDS encoding PIG-L deacetylase family protein produces the protein MDDRTEVRDVTRVLAVAAHPDDLDFLAGGTIAGWTRAGLEVAICIVTNGDAGQLGQTPRDQVAAVRQAEARAAARELGVRDVTFLGYSDSRVEVTLALRRDIARQIRRVRPDLVLTWAPERTRDSIRSNHPDHRAVGEATLCAIYPDAANRFIHPELHDDEGFQPWRASQAWLMGAADPNAYVDITDNVDVRVAALRAHGSQTGHLDDLAQRVHETADKAALGAGLPAGRLAEVFQVIPTT
- a CDS encoding GNAT family N-acetyltransferase, coding for MAEYPPMALHLETERLTMRPWTLDHAAALRELHAERGGGTPAIEDVREIIAKQLAEVERTGLALLPIRRRDVGDFIGYCGLLVGRSTVEEPEIAYELFQRVHGKGYATEAARAVVDAAIATGRKRLWSTVGPWNTPSFRVLEKLGFERSHVATDDRGEHVWLTRELP
- a CDS encoding PepSY domain-containing protein; the protein is MNERVRSHGRIARWVGAASLLAAGAVGGGLVAGALSANAATNANVNSTSTTAVADGNSPPTPTNEGEQRAGFPPHGTAAHEALEKPVTGSNATKAKAVAVKAVGSGTAGAVTTDASGNGYEVTVTKSDGSKTEIHLDQSFDVIDHGRPGR
- a CDS encoding class I SAM-dependent methyltransferase, yielding MSRSVSGGSARPFYGDFGWAYDQVVATPEGSWVAEACAALDSVGIGLGAKLLDAGCGTGRYAAAFHARGYDVDLVDGSPELLSQAVERLPGADAQVADLRELNLGRRYDGIVCRGVLNDLIRDEDRQAVLDNFAAHVRTGGAVVLDVRDQDGSERRYRDNFRLEKVIDTPRGTLTFRADGRFEHGLLYIHEQHELRAASGPPRLAVYDFTMRPWTHAELDERVRLAGFQVQRIADLNDRGSDDRLLCLAILSDVPG
- a CDS encoding serine hydrolase domain-containing protein → MAQTADLVVLQGGQLIHRASYAPGQLRDCFSMTKSVLAMLVGLAVDSGAVTLEECVEDDATVRDFLTMTRGVASDPEDIDRVMELPSGWEQAIRGRTRRWAPGTRFCYDNEAAHLLAIWLSRRVGDLEKYAAEHLFGPLGIDEAKWLRDPEGYCFGAAHLQLSAGSLATLGQLLLDGGTTSTRRVLSSSWVQAMTTAWTPGGPPENTGYGYLTWVADDGFFFGGWAGQHTSVFPAYDLVVVTTGLPSLLPADWTPARAAVPAHLASAPSCSAYPLRLGRRPGRAALTSAGPSTPDMGA
- a CDS encoding zinc-dependent alcohol dehydrogenase family protein, whose translation is MKALVYDGPGRRAWREVPKPELEQDSDAIVRVDTVTICGTDLHILNGDVPEVEPGRVFGHEAVGTVEQVGSAVRMIRPGDRVLVSCISACGRCRYCRTGAFGQCLGGGGWMLGHLVDGTQAEYVRVPFADTSTYGVPNGAADEAVLMLADILPTSYEVGVRNGRVSPGDVVVVVGAGPIGLAALTTAALFSPSHLVAVDLAPTRLDAAKRLGADVLVGPGEDAETMVAELTDGLGADVAIEAVGVPATFELCTRLVRPGGHVANVGVHGKPATLHLEDLWSRNVTITTGLVDTYSTPTLLRMLAAGRLDADKFVTHRFDLDEMEQAYDVFSRPQETGALKVALHRT
- a CDS encoding GNAT family N-acetyltransferase, whose protein sequence is MTDATDPERYRAFADQALAAGYDVRELGPRDAAAAHRLYAANRPDFPSTPSTEPDRYTEEEFTGLIGAGRAFGAWNADRLCALTVMRQQGPDRAGTEIIVTDRAERGRGLATAVKAYAIRTLWQEGVRHFGTGGAEVNEASLKANLRLGYEIEPLWLTYGRVARTPARSGHPTCA